cgcgacgaaaaaggTTGATTGGTCGTACAAAGCCTGCAGAAAacagtcttgcgcgacgaacgtAGGCTTCCACGTCGCGCAATCTCAGTTAGCCCTTTCACCCTCTTCCTCCTTGAACACTTAGCCAAAAATTTTTTTCGAGTTTACAGAAAACAGACTTGCGCGACGCTGTCCATATTCGTCACGCAATCTCTCTGCAAATCCCGTTAACCCTACCCCGAtaccaaattttggcggattAACAATATTCCGTGACAGAAGTTATCTTTATGTCGTCGTGCAAGAGTCAATGGCCTCCTTATTCCCCAGATTTTGATTTTGCCcctaactctctctctctctctctctctctctctctctctctctccgccgtcacCTCAGCCCCCTACCCCCGTGGAATTGGGACCGCGCCGCCACAACGTTGGTACCCCGGAGCTTCCCCGCCGTCACCGTCGAGCCAGCCACCATAATTTCCTCGGTTTTCACCGAATCTGCGCTGCCGtcgttctctctcctccgggGACCAAATCGGACacctgaggtatggtttctggACTATTTTTGATgctttagctgatggttgggtaggatttctgCAATTGTTGCAATAGGGTAGTGGATTTGAAACCCTAAGTTTCGGCcggtttttgaatttcaattccggccacttctggccatttttcggggtaggtccgagagcaaaagtggctccaattgatgttttcaacctagggtaggaaacTTGGCgcttagtttttagaattttccggCGATTGGTATcactttggacacccacgtgCTGCCAGCGCGTGTGGTGGCGCGTGGGCTATTGTAGCAGTCATGCATTGGGTCCCAGTGCAATCCCCTAGTTGTCACAAGCACGTAGGTGttttcggattggaatttggttaccatttgagtctcgaacgaattttgcctattgtgcgatttccgggtttgttatgtttggaccgttggatcgaactcaaactcatgtatggtgtaccttgtatttctaggatcgtgtaggattcgacggatcatGGATCGGAGTCCCGAATACTCCGAACTcacaaaccctaggtcaagaatcttaataaaattgtatgtgccTTCAAATATTCGTATATTTTTTCAGTGGCGTAGCCTGTTAGTGCCAAGCGGCGTCATCGGCCTGCTAGCACCACCGACGCCACATCCACTGATGCGTCGgggtcacagccaggtatagaTTTCCTTAAACTccagttatttttatttttgtttttatttttgtttttattctgttttgggtttggttttggtttttgtttttgtgtgtgtattttatagttaaatttgttatttatttaacattaatgtcatctttctttgcagccaagaagaacacccgagggccgtgtcggcagttgaagacggcgaaggtcacccaggtgaccaacagtcgtatcaacatcggatacgatgagcgacatcgggctgcaccgacggcggagttgcatagctccttggcccacgacattggtcatgtcattCGGAGCCATTGCCCGATGAAATGGAATTCTTGGAAGGTGATGCCTGACGAGACCAATgcggaggttcgcggccagttgtcggtatgtaggcgttttaattctttttctttcaaactttatatttctattatttaaatgtatgtaattaatttattgcagacgaactacaacttggaggacctGCACGACGAGTTGTTGGCGTACATCAACAGACTCTTCTTTGAGAGGTACAAACaatggaagagcgacttgcaccattattttgaggcgtttgatgatccgcaagtcgctcttcaagagggttgcccgaaggagcttgaggggcgagaggatagttgggcgtggctctgcgctcattttcaggcgccctcttttgtggtaatttgtaatatgaatttcaaatttattatatttttcttactaatttttttaaattttttatatttaatttcaatttcaactaatacgttttattttttgtataacagaataaagccaaagtcaataagggcaataggaagaagaagactcttctccatcattcgggtttcaggcccttctcctataggatggatgcacggcggcaggtaataataaaataatttttatttaatttttaatatttcattattcttaatttattctcttgttcaatttaggggggtccaaattcccagagatcgacgtctttggcgacgtttatgttcgacttgggaatgagttggccgagtcccttcatgtaagtattatttaattttaattcttatgttacgcattcaagtttaaaggttattatatgaatgttttaatttatattttatgttatgctaaacaaacaacgatggtggagaggagccagttggttcttcaggagtccgcctcccaacttcctcccgatactccgatcgagtctgtggatcctccacaggatgctgggtttcagatcttgatggagacattggatcagactctagggaggagaccggggacatattgtcgagggatggggaatgccaggcggagggaacccagaccccgctcatcagcgcagtcaaacagtcaggtcactgcacaggtggccactcttcagagccagatgtcggtcattctgcagtccctcgcacagtccggcattccagtcccgcattttgatgcgccgacctccgagcTCGTCCATCCtgagcatccccaccagacgACGGCCCCTGTAGACCCCCAGACCTCAGAACCGCATGTGCCAGACGacaatgtagattttggaacattatttgattagtttttttattttcataattattttttaaatatttttcttgcaacatacatttattttatataataaatctGTTCTttacaattcatttttttattggaattttattttattacccaaaaaaaaaaaaccaaatttatttttttataaaataaaaaaaagtaatattaaaattaaataatatttatatatattaattttgtgcgaTGAAATCtttctcgtcgcgcaaatttacatattacgaaataaaaatgattcatttttttaaatacatataatttattcttgcgcgacgaacattttcgtcgctcaaaaaTGATATGCGCGACAACAGTTTTTTGTCCGCAAAATGTGTAGACACGAATTGCGTGACGAAGAACTCTTTGTGCCGCAAATGTCTACGAATTTGGCTAAAAGTCGGGaattttaaaagagaaatttacaattcccttgtttggcaacttaagtgtggaatttattaaatgacgcTAGGAAAAAATCGTGGAAATTAGGGTATCAAATTCCCGAGTTTAATTTCCACCGATATAGGCGttatttcacaatttctatggtgctatttacaaaattcgacatgcataaatccaaacactgaaatcttcaattgccagaaattgaaatgatggaaatctaaattccgtcattttacaattctatgtaattttcaattacttCATCCAAACGGAGGGTAAGTGTGGGGTGAATAAAGAGAAGTGTAagatttaaatagaaaaactgtATATATCAAGCCTTTTAGGCTCATTAAATCAATATAGAAAATTATTCCCACAATTCTATTTACCAATTTAAGAAAATGGGGGTAGCATGTCCTCTCCCAAACTTATCACCCACATAGTTTGGTGTTATAATTAGTTTGTAAACAAACTAAAGaagaagtaaaaaagaaaatcttccATAGAAAAGCTAGAGATGAAAAATCTTTCATTATCAGATCATCAAGTATGTAGTTAAATTCATTACATAAGAAtgataataaattttattcaagtaAAAACATACTaggaaaacaaatttaaatacATTTATTCTTGAGTTCCTTATTAATTAAAGTAGCACGGGTTCACTTTGTTTAAATATAGACGTGCAAGAGAACGTGGATGCAAATATGTCCTTGAGAAGGGGAAACTGCAggaaaacatataaaagcactgGCACACCTGCACATCCAGTTACGAGAATAGAGAAGACGTCCTTATGACCGTAAGCAATAAAAAAAGCCGAGCTAAATGTAAACATCATGGCTGTAATAGAAAAGAAGAGCAATGCGAGTCCCATTTTCAACCGCCATGATAAGGCACTAAGAAAATCTCTTTCAGCATAGCGTGAGGTGAGGATGGCCGAGAACGTTAACGTTGCAGCTAGGGCCAACAAAAATGCTATTGCATCTGAAATGATGAAAATTCGAAACGGGGCCGATTTAACTTGATGATTTCCCATAATAACAGTAACTTCTGCCGCAAATAAAGCACTAGCGATGAGGGTTGATACGATTGTACATGATTGTGCTGTCCCGTTCATCCATGTCTGTCCATCTTTTAACAACGTTGCATGTTCAGAAGTGAATAATTCTTGAGGTGTTTCgccttttgaatttttcatcTGTATATAAGAAGGTTGAACAATCTTTTTCACCTCCTGCATATGCCAGATTGGTTGCTTAATTGCAATATTAACATGTATACAAAATACAATTTCAATTAGTTAACTAGACAGGCAAAATCAAGATCATGGTGAAAGTTATAGAAACTTCTATGATAAATTAGTCAAGGATGCAATATCGTACGACTATGAGTATTAATTTTCTGCAGACAGTGAACAATTTTATAACAATTGGTACATTAATTTAAGGAGAGCCAAGATTTTTCCTTAAAATAAAACTACTTAGCCGCCATTCCCCTCTGTAGACAAATCACAGTCCGACGGGTGTACATAAATTTTTCTCTTTGCAATTTAATGGGCTACTTCGCATATGTCAGACTATGATTTGTCGGCACGGAGTATGACTCTtcatatgtaataattaagcAAAGCAGTGTCCTAATTAaaacagaagagagagagagagagagagagagagagagagagagagagagagagagcgtgCGTGTAGTTAGGTACCTCAAACCATAATAATTCACGTCGTATTTGAAAACCTGCTCCAGCTAGTCTGTTCAGCTGACTTACCGGAGCTGATCTTGCAGCTAAATGAAGTAAAGTGCTCCCATCTTCCTTGTCTTTAAAGGTAGCTATCACATTCTTGACAATGCCTACCTCATATATTAAACTAAAGATAGTCTCGTGACGATGCCAAACTGCTGCATGTATTATGGTCCATCCTTTGCTATTTCTTTCCCATACCAGACCAGGACACTCGTAAATAAGCTGAGCTACAAACTCGCAATTTCCTATTTCCATTGCGTCAAACAATAGATGCGAAGGACTTGTTAGTACATCAATTAGCTTTGCCTTTCCATGTTTTGCAACTTCAAACCAGAGTTGTTTGACTAAAGCTTGTTCTGGATTTTTATCTGTAGTAGTAGTGATCGTGAAAGAAAGTCAGTGCTTAATACCGTGATGAACACAAAATATGGATTTTtttaacacacacacacatatatatatatatac
The Prunus dulcis chromosome 2, ALMONDv2, whole genome shotgun sequence DNA segment above includes these coding regions:
- the LOC117617354 gene encoding uncharacterized protein LOC117617354 codes for the protein MKRILKELGHSDGGCTTVMCDNSSTIKLSKNPVMHGRSKHIDVRFHFLRNLTKEGTIELVHCGSQDQVADIMTKPLKLEVFQKLRKLLGVCEISEEAENSDSCVPLYRAALKNDWKAAKKIIDDEPSIVRANIAQGSYTALHVAAGAGHVLFVEKLMGRMDLNDLRLLDERGNTAFCVAAAVGNVKIAKIMMRRDPGLPKQRGFEGHTPLYIAALFGHQKMVSYLYSEPTYRDSQEDLPRLFFTSIDSGLYDKNPEQALVKQLWFEVAKHGKAKLIDVLTSPSHLLFDAMEIGNCEFVAQLIYECPGLVWERNSKGWTIIHAAVWHRHETIFSLIYEVGIVKNVIATFKDKEDGSTLLHLAARSAPEVKKIVQPSYIQMKNSKGETPQELFTSEHATLLKDGQTWMNGTAQSCTIVSTLIASALFAAEVTVIMGNHQVKSAPFRIFIISDAIAFLLALAATLTFSAILTSRYAERDFLSALSWRLKMGLALLFFSITAMMFTFSSAFFIAYGHKDVFSILVTGCAGVPVLLYVFLQFPLLKDIFASTFSCTSIFKQSEPVLL